The following are from one region of the Arcobacter defluvii genome:
- a CDS encoding DUF2798 domain-containing protein, whose protein sequence is MLIKRKYERIVFAFVMSFIMSFIMSFVITFINLGFIDGFILIWLEAWIKAFFVAFPVITIISPLVKYLVHKLLKD, encoded by the coding sequence ATGTTAATAAAAAGAAAATATGAAAGAATTGTTTTTGCTTTTGTTATGAGCTTTATTATGAGTTTCATAATGAGCTTTGTGATTACTTTTATAAATCTTGGTTTCATAGATGGATTTATATTAATTTGGCTTGAAGCATGGATAAAAGCATTTTTTGTAGCCTTCCCAGTAATCACTATCATCTCACCCTTAGTAAAATATTTAGTTCATAAGCTATTAAAAGATTAG
- a CDS encoding response regulator, whose product MNRLNLLYVEDDEETVESIDFFLKRHFNEIYIAQDGEQALSFFEEKDPDIIILDINIPNSTFAHKT is encoded by the coding sequence ATGAATAGATTGAATTTATTATATGTTGAAGATGATGAAGAAACAGTAGAAAGTATAGATTTCTTTTTAAAAAGACACTTTAATGAAATATATATTGCACAAGATGGTGAACAAGCTTTGTCTTTTTTTGAAGAAAAAGATCCAGATATTATTATTTTAGATATAAATATTCCTAACTCAACTTTCGCACATAAAACCTAA
- a CDS encoding DUF4405 domain-containing protein, with amino-acid sequence MSLKKITSLTMLLSMLVMTFTGILLFITPPGRVANWSNWEILGLTKDLIANFHTTFMVLFIVATILHIFYNIKPMLSYMKNSLREFVFFTKEMIVSLIVFVLFICGTAFGFFPFSTFLDFGDKVKNSWEKQAGTAPYAHAELSSLKSFTKKIGFDLEESKIILQKNNIIFEEENSLSQIAKQNDTSPSFIYELLKKNLKNSNQTIPLTGLGKKSIEEVASTLNISVDEFILKLKELGIEAKKDDKFKNIAEQYDMSVMDILTKLGYQKE; translated from the coding sequence ATGAGTTTGAAAAAAATCACTTCATTAACAATGCTTTTATCAATGTTAGTGATGACATTTACAGGAATTTTACTTTTTATTACACCTCCTGGAAGAGTTGCAAATTGGTCAAATTGGGAAATTTTAGGATTAACAAAAGATTTAATAGCCAATTTTCATACTACTTTTATGGTGTTATTTATAGTTGCAACGATTTTACATATTTTTTATAATATAAAACCAATGCTTAGTTATATGAAAAATAGTTTAAGAGAATTTGTCTTTTTTACAAAAGAGATGATAGTTTCTTTGATTGTTTTTGTTCTTTTTATATGTGGAACAGCTTTTGGATTTTTTCCTTTTTCAACTTTTTTAGATTTTGGAGATAAAGTAAAAAATTCTTGGGAAAAACAAGCAGGAACGGCACCATATGCCCATGCAGAATTATCTTCTTTGAAAAGTTTCACAAAAAAAATAGGTTTTGATTTGGAAGAATCAAAAATTATATTACAAAAAAATAACATAATATTTGAAGAAGAAAATAGTTTATCACAAATTGCAAAACAAAATGATACAAGTCCTAGTTTTATTTATGAATTATTAAAGAAAAATTTAAAAAATAGTAATCAAACTATTCCATTGACAGGATTAGGCAAAAAATCTATTGAAGAAGTTGCTTCAACTTTAAATATTTCAGTTGATGAGTTTATTTTAAAATTAAAAGAGTTAGGAATTGAAGCAAAAAAAGATGATAAGTTTAAAAATATTGCAGAACAATATGATATGAGTGTAATGGATATTTTAACTAAATTAGGTTATCAAAAAGAGTAA
- a CDS encoding multidrug effflux MFS transporter — translation MKKPINHIYLIVLLSVLSSAAPMGTDTYLPSIPEIAKSFGVSIDKIELSLSIFLIGFSVGQIFGGPISDRYGRRVSSIFGLLGFALFSFIIIFITNIYELWIFRFLEAFFGGIVVVNAAAAVRDRFHGAEAAKVFSLIGIVRSLAPLLAPAIGAAIIHFFNWEAVFIFLTLYALIVTFFVYKDLPESYTYIKQNIFESYKIVLSHKTAMKAMLTLGFSFGGFFIIIAKTSFIYIEHFGISTDYFPFFFGINFIFLIIMIKVNINLLKKYEDLLLVKTAILVQIIVGLIFILLQKDIHLVTIMILIASYMCMMPFIFGNCMALALEFFPKNAGVASGVIGVLQFGLGAIISSVALSFHNNTFLPIALSITIISIISFLIIRTYK, via the coding sequence ATGAAAAAACCTATTAATCACATTTATTTAATAGTTTTACTATCTGTTTTATCATCTGCTGCACCAATGGGAACAGATACATATCTTCCTTCAATTCCAGAAATTGCAAAATCATTTGGTGTTAGCATTGATAAAATTGAGTTATCTTTATCAATATTTTTGATTGGATTTTCTGTTGGGCAAATTTTCGGAGGACCAATTTCTGATAGATATGGAAGAAGAGTGAGTTCAATATTTGGACTTTTAGGTTTTGCTCTATTTAGTTTCATCATTATTTTTATAACAAATATCTATGAATTATGGATTTTTAGATTTTTAGAAGCATTTTTTGGTGGAATTGTTGTAGTAAATGCAGCAGCAGCTGTAAGAGATAGATTTCATGGAGCAGAAGCGGCTAAAGTATTTTCCTTGATTGGAATAGTAAGAAGTTTAGCTCCTCTCTTAGCACCAGCAATTGGTGCAGCAATTATTCATTTTTTTAATTGGGAAGCTGTTTTTATATTTTTAACACTTTATGCTTTGATTGTTACATTTTTTGTTTATAAGGATTTACCAGAAAGTTATACATATATAAAACAAAATATTTTTGAATCATATAAAATCGTTTTATCCCATAAAACAGCGATGAAAGCTATGTTAACACTTGGATTTAGTTTTGGTGGATTTTTTATAATTATTGCAAAGACTTCATTTATATATATTGAACATTTTGGAATTTCAACTGATTATTTCCCTTTTTTCTTTGGAATTAATTTCATATTTTTAATTATTATGATTAAAGTAAATATAAATCTACTGAAAAAATATGAAGATTTGCTTTTAGTAAAAACTGCCATTTTAGTTCAAATTATAGTTGGTTTAATTTTTATACTCCTTCAAAAAGATATACATCTGGTTACTATTATGATTTTAATTGCTTCTTATATGTGTATGATGCCATTTATCTTTGGAAATTGTATGGCATTGGCATTGGAGTTTTTCCCAAAAAATGCTGGAGTTGCATCTGGTGTAATTGGCGTTTTACAATTTGGTTTAGGTGCAATTATCTCTTCAGTTGCACTAAGTTTTCATAATAATACTTTTTTACCAATTGCACTAAGTATTACAATTATTTCAATAATCTCATTTTTGATTATTAGAACTTACAAATAA
- a CDS encoding ABC transporter substrate-binding protein, producing the protein MYRYFLYLIFLPILLIANEHLEKISLQLSWFNQFQFAGYYIAKEKGFYKDYGLDVDIKYFNFNIDVVKDVNENKSDFGIARETLIPERINNYNNLVALYALFQISPLVLISKKDSNINEIKEFYNKRIMLTDNDYIQASIKALLIANKVDLDSIKFLKHTHNVNDLVNNNTDIISAYISKTPYFLEKNHIPFNIFSPKDLGFDFYSDFLFTNKTLIKKDEDKVIAFKKASLLGWQYAFNNIEESVDIILKKYNSQNLTKDELIYEANALKKLSYYKNNPLGDIDENKLKRIYDIYYLMGYIKNSTYPSDLVFDEYKPIFSEYEKEFLKDKDTFKMCVRKNFLPYEAIIDGNIIGINSEYLRIFEKKIGKSITLVPVNTLKESISKLKNYECDFFSFFDESNIEDKDILFTKSYMELPFVLVTTGKDSFITNFEQLKNKKIFVENNINLFQTLKRNYPYIHLYTTYNPSYAFKKISENNSDGYLGNIANVVYNLQKEYNTDVNITGNFDYKTNILLAINSKNFLLQNILNKVISNISKEEKELILNNYTLLKYKEVKNYKTLFIVLISSFLVISLLTIVYVRESILKNKIQKLNENLEKRVLEESLKNRKKDEMLFKQTKLAAMGEMINNIAHQWRQPLNRINLSVQIIENILKENKNLLEQQDLNIIDKKILHVNKNIIYMSNTIEDFMNFFHPNKEKNLFNLSKLIMKAIILIQSKDSDIYFEINVDKKINIFNFENELLQVILVILENAIDNFELNSSKNKYLGIFAKKEKKKITLTIRDNSGGIPSSIIDKIFEPYFTTKFKKEGSGIGLYMAKILIEQSIGGKLDVNSDNSFTNFIITLQKENK; encoded by the coding sequence TTGTATAGATATTTTTTATATTTGATTTTCCTACCAATACTTTTAATTGCAAATGAGCATTTAGAAAAAATTTCTCTACAACTATCTTGGTTTAATCAATTTCAATTTGCTGGTTACTACATTGCCAAAGAAAAAGGTTTTTATAAAGATTATGGATTGGATGTTGATATTAAATATTTTAATTTTAATATAGATGTTGTAAAAGATGTAAATGAAAACAAAAGTGATTTTGGAATTGCAAGAGAGACATTAATTCCTGAAAGAATCAATAATTATAATAATCTAGTTGCATTATATGCCCTATTTCAAATTTCACCTTTAGTGCTTATTTCAAAGAAAGATTCAAATATAAATGAAATAAAAGAATTTTATAATAAAAGAATTATGCTTACTGATAATGATTATATTCAAGCTTCAATAAAGGCCTTGCTTATTGCAAATAAAGTTGATTTAGATTCAATAAAATTCTTAAAGCATACTCATAATGTAAATGATTTAGTAAATAACAACACAGATATTATAAGTGCATATATTTCAAAAACACCATATTTTTTGGAAAAAAACCATATTCCTTTTAATATTTTTTCACCAAAAGATTTAGGTTTTGACTTTTATAGTGATTTTTTATTTACTAATAAAACTCTTATAAAAAAAGATGAAGACAAAGTAATTGCTTTTAAAAAAGCTTCTTTATTAGGTTGGCAATATGCCTTTAACAATATAGAAGAGAGTGTTGATATAATTTTAAAAAAATACAACTCTCAAAATCTTACAAAAGATGAATTAATTTATGAAGCTAATGCTCTAAAAAAATTATCTTACTATAAAAACAATCCTCTTGGAGATATAGATGAAAATAAATTAAAAAGAATTTATGATATCTATTATTTAATGGGTTATATCAAAAATTCTACCTATCCTTCTGATTTGGTATTTGATGAATATAAACCAATTTTTAGTGAATATGAGAAAGAATTTTTAAAAGATAAAGATACTTTTAAAATGTGTGTTAGAAAGAATTTTTTACCATATGAAGCGATTATAGATGGGAATATTATTGGAATAAATTCTGAATATTTAAGAATATTTGAGAAGAAGATTGGTAAAAGTATAACATTAGTTCCTGTGAATACTTTAAAAGAATCTATATCTAAACTAAAAAATTATGAATGTGATTTTTTCTCTTTCTTTGATGAAAGTAATATAGAAGATAAAGATATATTATTTACAAAATCTTATATGGAATTGCCTTTTGTTTTAGTAACCACAGGAAAAGACTCATTTATTACAAACTTTGAACAACTAAAAAACAAAAAAATATTTGTTGAAAATAATATTAATTTATTCCAAACTTTAAAAAGAAACTATCCTTATATTCACTTATATACTACATATAATCCATCTTATGCTTTCAAGAAAATTTCAGAAAATAACTCAGATGGCTACCTTGGGAATATTGCAAATGTCGTTTATAACTTGCAAAAGGAGTATAATACTGATGTGAATATTACAGGAAATTTTGATTATAAAACGAATATTCTTTTAGCAATAAATAGCAAAAATTTTTTATTGCAAAATATTTTAAATAAGGTAATTAGTAATATCTCAAAAGAAGAAAAAGAGTTAATTTTAAATAATTACACCTTATTAAAGTATAAGGAAGTTAAGAATTATAAAACTTTATTTATTGTTTTAATAAGCTCTTTTTTGGTTATAAGTTTACTTACTATTGTTTATGTAAGAGAAAGTATATTAAAAAATAAAATACAAAAATTAAATGAAAACTTAGAAAAAAGAGTTTTAGAAGAAAGTTTGAAAAATAGAAAAAAAGATGAAATGCTATTTAAACAAACAAAATTAGCTGCAATGGGAGAGATGATAAATAATATAGCTCATCAATGGAGACAACCATTAAATAGAATTAACTTATCTGTTCAAATAATTGAAAATATTTTGAAAGAAAATAAAAATTTATTGGAACAACAAGATTTAAATATCATTGATAAAAAAATTTTACACGTAAATAAAAATATAATTTATATGTCAAATACAATTGAAGATTTTATGAACTTTTTTCACCCTAATAAAGAAAAAAATCTTTTTAACTTATCAAAATTAATCATGAAAGCAATCATTTTAATTCAAAGTAAGGATTCAGATATATATTTTGAAATCAATGTTGATAAAAAAATTAATATTTTCAACTTTGAAAATGAATTATTACAAGTTATTTTAGTCATTTTAGAAAATGCTATTGATAATTTTGAATTAAACTCTTCAAAAAATAAATATCTTGGTATTTTTGCAAAAAAAGAGAAAAAGAAAATTACTTTAACAATAAGAGATAATTCAGGAGGCATTCCCTCATCTATTATTGATAAAATATTTGAACCTTATTTCACAACAAAATTTAAAAAAGAAGGCTCAGGGATTGGTTTATACATGGCTAAAATTCTAATAGAACAAAGCATTGGAGGGAAACTTGATGTTAACTCTGATAATTCTTTTACAAACTTTATAATAACCCTACAAAAGGAAAATAAATGA
- a CDS encoding MarR family winged helix-turn-helix transcriptional regulator gives MSYELEKSIGFKINQTANKINNKYIQLLQTFNIAPEQRATLEIIKYQENVNQTKIANILGKDKTTISRTLSTLEKKGFIQKKQLDKRTNLIKLTDLGDEILNKSSNLVKEFRDSLFNNLEKNEITLLLNLLEKVALNVQEQ, from the coding sequence ATGTCTTATGAATTAGAAAAATCTATTGGCTTCAAAATAAACCAAACTGCAAATAAAATCAATAATAAATATATTCAATTACTTCAAACTTTTAATATAGCTCCAGAACAAAGAGCAACATTAGAAATTATAAAATACCAAGAAAATGTCAATCAAACAAAAATTGCAAATATTTTAGGTAAAGATAAAACAACTATAAGTAGAACTTTATCAACTTTAGAAAAAAAAGGTTTTATTCAAAAAAAACAATTAGATAAAAGAACAAATCTTATTAAACTCACAGATCTTGGTGATGAAATTTTAAATAAAAGTTCTAATCTTGTGAAAGAGTTTCGTGATTCTTTATTTAATAATTTAGAAAAAAATGAAATAACTTTATTACTAAACTTACTTGAAAAAGTAGCATTAAATGTACAAGAACAATAA
- a CDS encoding HAD family hydrolase, whose product MAAGKKTIIFDLDGTLLDSIEDIAISMNKVLKELNLPIHKIEDYKYFVGSGVDVLVENALKESSQDMKKEVSTRFKKEYDQKLHENTKPYEGIYELLDELKKLDYNLAVLSNKPHDFTVQYVDYLFKDYGFKEVHGQKVEVPRKPDPIGAINIAKALNIPCEEIFFVGDTLVDMKTAKSAGMKAIGVLWGFRDEKELNENGADFIVKHPLDILEIVKK is encoded by the coding sequence GTGGCGGCTGGTAAAAAAACAATTATATTTGATTTAGATGGAACACTTTTAGATTCAATTGAAGATATTGCTATATCTATGAATAAAGTTTTAAAAGAATTAAATCTTCCTATTCATAAAATAGAAGATTATAAATATTTCGTAGGAAGTGGTGTTGATGTTTTAGTGGAGAATGCTTTAAAAGAGTCTTCACAAGATATGAAAAAAGAAGTATCTACAAGATTTAAAAAAGAGTATGACCAAAAACTTCATGAAAATACAAAACCTTATGAAGGCATTTATGAGTTATTAGATGAACTTAAAAAACTTGATTATAATCTTGCTGTTTTATCAAATAAACCTCATGATTTTACAGTGCAATATGTAGATTATCTATTTAAAGATTATGGCTTCAAAGAGGTTCATGGACAAAAAGTTGAAGTTCCAAGAAAACCTGATCCAATTGGTGCAATTAATATTGCTAAAGCATTAAATATTCCTTGTGAAGAGATATTTTTTGTGGGAGATACCTTGGTTGATATGAAAACTGCAAAAAGTGCAGGAATGAAAGCAATTGGTGTTTTATGGGGATTTAGAGATGAAAAAGAGCTAAATGAAAATGGGGCAGATTTCATAGTAAAACATCCTTTGGATATTTTAGAGATTGTAAAGAAGTAA
- a CDS encoding TPM domain-containing protein, with translation MKKIIIFLLFAFSLLNADITQYFPKLDGRVIDQANLLSPAVKKDIDLILQTEEEKTSNQIVVVILNSLNGYTIEEYSYQLGRFWGIGQKDKNNGVLLVVSMEERKIRIEVGYGLEGVLTDKIAHEIINYTIKPNFKANQYELGILKAVNEIIASIKGEYVAKAKNNDFNGAINALVPLGFFALIFLSMIANTISRKVKSQFLYKVTKSSISSSFFAFFTFIMSQIFTTYNLFAALIMFIVIFVFNFITSKNVDFDKLSKISYSNSSRNSGGFGGFGSSSSSSGGFGGFSGGGGSFGGGGASGGW, from the coding sequence ATGAAAAAAATTATAATTTTCTTACTTTTTGCTTTTTCTTTATTAAATGCAGATATTACGCAATATTTTCCAAAATTAGACGGAAGAGTTATTGATCAAGCGAATCTACTTTCACCAGCTGTGAAAAAAGATATAGATTTAATATTACAAACAGAAGAAGAAAAGACATCAAATCAAATAGTTGTTGTTATTCTAAATTCTTTAAATGGTTACACAATAGAAGAATACTCTTATCAACTTGGTCGTTTTTGGGGAATAGGACAAAAAGATAAAAATAATGGTGTTTTACTTGTTGTTTCGATGGAAGAGAGAAAAATACGAATAGAAGTTGGTTATGGACTTGAAGGAGTATTAACAGATAAAATTGCCCATGAAATCATAAACTACACAATAAAACCCAACTTTAAAGCAAATCAATATGAACTTGGAATATTAAAAGCCGTAAATGAAATAATTGCTTCTATAAAAGGTGAATATGTTGCAAAAGCTAAAAACAATGATTTTAATGGAGCTATTAATGCCCTTGTACCTTTAGGATTTTTTGCTTTGATATTTTTATCAATGATAGCAAATACTATTTCAAGAAAAGTAAAAAGTCAATTTTTATATAAAGTTACAAAATCCTCAATATCTTCGTCATTTTTTGCTTTTTTCACGTTTATTATGTCTCAAATATTTACCACATATAACTTGTTTGCTGCATTAATTATGTTTATAGTAATATTTGTTTTCAATTTTATCACTTCAAAAAATGTAGATTTTGACAAACTATCAAAAATTAGTTATTCAAATAGCTCAAGAAATTCAGGTGGATTTGGTGGTTTTGGCTCATCTTCATCTTCAAGTGGTGGATTTGGTGGATTCTCTGGTGGCGGAGGAAGTTTTGGAGGAGGAGGCGCAAGTGGCGGCTGGTAA
- a CDS encoding Rho-binding antiterminator, translating to MSDKYIPINCHLYDQLEEFAVKKSKVQITYLDNYEEKVIEDMIIDFRTKNKEEYLILSNKQEIRLDKVLKIHTI from the coding sequence ATGAGTGATAAATATATTCCTATAAATTGCCATCTTTATGACCAACTTGAAGAATTTGCAGTAAAAAAATCAAAAGTACAAATAACTTATCTTGATAATTATGAAGAAAAAGTTATTGAAGATATGATTATTGATTTTAGAACAAAAAATAAAGAAGAGTATTTGATTCTTTCAAATAAACAAGAAATTAGATTAGATAAAGTTTTAAAAATTCATACTATTTAA
- a CDS encoding LemA family protein — translation MKKILLILALIIIIPFTYLIVTNYNNIPKLDENVKEKWSQVQNQYKRRADLIPNLVETVKGYAEHEKSTFVEVTEARSKVSQMNINAETLNNPALLQQFDSAQAGLSSALSKLMVVVEKYPELKANENFMALQSQLEGTENRITVARRDFIEAVKLYNLELRTMPGKLVAAIVHPEAQIKETFSANPTEQDAPKVKF, via the coding sequence ATGAAGAAAATTTTATTAATTTTGGCACTTATTATCATCATTCCTTTTACATATTTAATTGTTACAAATTACAACAATATTCCAAAACTTGACGAAAATGTAAAAGAAAAATGGTCGCAAGTACAAAATCAATACAAAAGAAGAGCAGACTTAATTCCAAATTTAGTTGAAACTGTAAAAGGTTATGCGGAACATGAAAAAAGTACATTTGTTGAAGTTACAGAAGCAAGAAGCAAAGTTTCTCAAATGAATATAAATGCTGAAACATTAAATAATCCTGCCCTTTTACAACAATTTGATAGTGCACAAGCTGGATTAAGTAGTGCTTTATCAAAACTAATGGTTGTTGTTGAAAAATATCCTGAATTAAAAGCAAATGAAAATTTTATGGCTTTACAATCACAACTTGAAGGAACTGAAAATAGAATCACTGTTGCTAGACGTGATTTTATTGAAGCTGTTAAACTTTATAACTTAGAATTAAGAACAATGCCTGGGAAACTTGTAGCTGCAATTGTTCATCCAGAAGCTCAAATCAAAGAAACTTTTAGTGCAAATCCAACAGAGCAAGATGCTCCAAAAGTAAAATTTTAA
- a CDS encoding TPM domain-containing protein, translating into MLLNDKEKELISKEIENLEKLSSAELVAVITQKSSDYKYASLMISVFFVFLISFLLFFIKDISTLELLQYQLLIFVGINLFFEKFDNLILKIVPLSYKHQKASSNAKEQFNNLGLNRTKTRQAIMFFVSFDERYVEIITDSEISKKIPDEFWQQLVYEFTLDVKKEDFLNGYLKAIKTSKAILIKHFPIQENDENELSNEVIELK; encoded by the coding sequence ATGCTTCTAAACGACAAAGAAAAAGAGCTTATTTCAAAAGAGATAGAAAATCTTGAGAAATTAAGTTCTGCTGAATTAGTTGCAGTAATTACACAAAAAAGTTCTGATTATAAATATGCCTCTTTAATGATTAGTGTATTTTTTGTTTTTTTAATTTCTTTTCTTCTTTTTTTTATAAAAGACATATCTACTTTAGAACTATTACAATATCAACTTTTAATATTTGTAGGAATAAATCTTTTCTTTGAAAAATTTGATAATTTGATTTTAAAAATAGTTCCTCTAAGTTATAAACATCAAAAAGCCTCTTCAAATGCTAAAGAACAATTTAACAATTTAGGATTAAATAGAACAAAAACTAGACAGGCAATTATGTTTTTTGTTAGTTTCGATGAAAGGTATGTTGAAATTATAACAGATAGTGAAATATCTAAAAAAATCCCAGATGAATTTTGGCAACAATTAGTTTATGAATTTACATTAGATGTAAAAAAAGAAGATTTTTTAAATGGTTATTTAAAAGCTATAAAAACTTCAAAAGCTATTTTGATAAAACATTTTCCAATCCAAGAGAATGATGAAAATGAACTATCAAATGAAGTAATCGAGTTAAAATGA